GCGGGCCTCTGCTTTGCCGATATCTCTACCGGCGAGCTTCACGCGACGAGCCTGAAAGCCGACAACCTTTCGGGGCTGGAGCCGATGCTCGAAAACGAGCTTTCGCGCTTTTCCCCGCGCGAGATTCTCATCAGCCCGGGCGCGCTGCAACTTCGTGCGCTGCCGAAATTTATCCGCGAGCGGCTTTCCGCTTCGCTGGAATGCCTGGAGGACGCGGATTTCAATCCGGAATCGTGCGGCCCCGCCGTGCTGGAGCAGTTCCGGAAGGACAGCCTGGAGGAGCTGGGCCTTGCCGACCGGCCCGATATCGTCCGCGCGCTCGGCGCTTTGCTCTCGTACCTGAAAAAGACCCAGCGCACGGGCTTGGAGCGCATGAATTCCGTGGACCTGTATTCCGGTTCCCAGTTCATGCGCCTCGACCTGAACGCCCGGCGCAATCTGGAGCTTTTGGAGACCCTGCGCGACAAGGAGAAGCGCGGGTCTCTTTTGTGGGTTCTCGACAAGACGAAAACCGCCATGGGCAAGCGCCTGATCCGCCTGTGGATCGAGCGCCCGCTCCTCAGCCCCGTCCAGATTCTGCACCGCCAAAACGCGGTGGAGGAGCTGGCGCAGGACGGCATGCTGCGGGAAAACGCCGCGGAGCAGCTTTCCGGAATCTACGACCTGGAACGGCTGATGACGCGCATCGTCTACGGCTCCGCCAACGCGCGGGAGCTTCGCTCCCTTTGCGCGGCGGCGGGCAGGCTGCCCCGGCTGAAAGAGCTTCTTTCCGGCCTGAAATCGAACCTGCTTCAGCAGATTTACCGGCAGATCGACACGCTGGAGGATGTGCGGGACCTGATCGACCGCTCCATTGTGGACGAGCCGCCGTTTTCGATCCGCGAGGGCGGCATGATCCGGCCCGGGTACAGCGCGGAGCTCGACGAATTGAAAGGCGACATGGGCAGCAGCAAGGAATACATCGCCCGCATCGAGGCGCAGGAACGCGAGCGCACGGGGATCCCCAAGCTGAAAATCGGCTACAACCGCGTGTTCGGGTATTATATCGAGATCCCGAACGCCTTCCGGGACAAGGCCCCGGAGGAATACATAAGAAAGCAGACGCTGACCAACTGCGAACGCTTCATCACGCCGGAGCTGAAGGTGCTGGAGGGACGCATTCTCGGCGCGCACGACAAATCCATCCAGCTCGAAACACACCTGTTCGATCAGGTGAGAAAGCAGGTCTCGGAGCAGCTTTCCCGCGTGCAGGCCACCGCCGCGGCCATCGCGCAGCTGGATGTGCTCCTTTCGTTCGCTTCCGTTTCCGTCGCGAACGGATACAACCGCCCGCTTGTGAACCTGAGCGGAAAAATTATTTTGAAGGAAAGCCGCCACCCCGTCGTGGAGCTTCTGCTCGACGGCGCCCCGTTCGTCCCGAACGACGTGCTGCTCGACCAGGACGAAAACCGCGTGCTCATCATCACCGGGCCGAACATGGCGGGGAAATCGACGTATATGCGCCAGATCGCGCTCATCGTGCTGATGGCGCAGATCGGCTGTTTCGTCCCGGCTTCATCCGCCGAGATCGGCGTTGTCGACAGCATCTTCACGCGCGTCGGCGCGTCGGACAACCTGTCGTCCGGCCAGTCCACCTTCATGGTGGAGATGACGGAGGTGGCGGACATCCTGAAAAACGCCACCAGCCGCAGCCTGCTCATCCTGGATGAGATCGGGCGCGGAACCTCCACGTTCGACGGCATGAGCATCGCCCGCGCGGTGCTGGAATATGTGGCGGACAAGCGCCTGCTGGGCGCGAAGGCCCTGTTCGCGACGCACTACCACGAGCTGACGGAGCTGGAAAAGCTCGTCAAGGGCGTGAAGAACTACAACATCGCCGTGAAAAAGCGCGGCGACGACATCACGTTCCTGCGGCGCATTGTGCGCGGCGGGGCGGATGACAGCTACGGGATCGAGGTCGCGAAGCTCGCCGGGGTGCCGCAGAAGGTGGTCACCCGCGCAAAGCAGGTTTTAAAGGAGCTGGAAAACGGAAAGCCGGTCACCACGGCGAAGCGCCCGGCCCGGGATGACGGGGAGACGGGGCAGCTTGCCCTGACCCCGCCGAACGAATCGGAAGTGATGGAACGCTTGAAAAAGATGGATGTCAATACGCTGACTCCCATCGAGTGCATGAACGCGCTGTTCCGGCTTTCCGAGTTGGCCAGAAAATAACCTTTTGTAAAAGGAGACGGCCGCATGGCAAAAATCAATCTGCTCGACAAGCACGTCGCGGAGCTGATCGCAGCGGGCGAGGTGGTGGAGCGCCCCGCTTCCGTCGTCAAGGAGCTCGTCGAAAACTCCATCGACGCCGGGTCATCGTTCGTCACCGTCGAAATCAAGAACGGCGGCGTTTCGTATCTGCGCGTCACCGACGACGGCTGCGGCATCGCCCGCGAGGATGTGCCGACGGCCTTCCTGCGTCACGCCACCAGCAAGGTCCTCCGCCCGGACGACCTGGAGTCCATCGCGACGCTCGGGTTCCGCGGCGAGGCGCTCGCTTCCGTGGCCGCCGTCGCGCACGTCGAGCTGCTCACCAGAACCGAGGAGGAGCTTGCCGGGACGCGCTACGTGATCGAGGGCGGCGAGGAGAGGGTCTGCGAGGACGCCGGATGCGCCCGCGGCACCACGATCGTGGTGCGGGACCTTTTTTACAATACGCCCGCCCGCATGAAATTTTTGAAGAAGGATACGGTGGAATCCAACGCGATCGCCGCCGTTCTCGATAAAATCGCGCTTTCCCATCCTGAAGTTTCGCTGCGCTTCCTGCGCGACGGAAAAGAAACCTTGCACACGCCGGGGGATGGAAAGCTGAAATCCGCCGTTTTCGCGGTGTTCGGCCGCGAGTTTACCTCGGGGCTGATCCCGGTCGATTACAGCCTGAATGGGCTTCGCGTCCGCGGCTTTGTCAGCAGGCCGGCGAACGCCCGGCCCAACCGGAGCATGCAGCAGTTCTTCATCAACGGAAGATATGTGAAGAGCCGCACCGCCATGGTCGCTTTGGAGCAGGCGTTCAAGGGCTCGCTGATGGTCGGGAAATTCCCCGCCTGCGTCCTGCACCTGGAAATCGCCTACCGGGCGGTGGATGTGAACGTCCACCCCGCGAAGCTGGAAGTGCGGTTCCTCAACGAAAGGCCGGTGTTCGACGTCATCTATCACGGCGTGAAAACTGCGCTGAACCGGGGGGATGCGCCGAGTCATATCACGCTGCCCGCCGCTTCTGCGGGGAAACCCGCCGCTTTTCCCGGGGCGAAGCCGCCGGATGCGCCCGCCGCACCGGCCGCGCCCTCGATTCCGCGCGTGTTCTCCGGGCCGGCCTCCGCGCCCCCCGTACTGCACGACAGCGCGGGGGAGGAGGACGGGATCGAGATTTCGGTTCCCCGCTCGCCCGCGTATCACGGCGCCCCGGCGAAGGAACAGCCGGATGACCTGCCGTTTTCCCCGCCGCCCGCCGAACGGGAGGAGAAGCCTGCTTCGGAGCTTTCCCCGGCTCCGGAAAAAGAGCCCGGGCCGGAAGCTGTCCCCGAGCCGCAGGAGCCGAAGCCGCTGATTGAAAAGGATACGCTCCATACTGCCCACTACATCGGCGAGGCGTTCGGGACGTATGTGATCCTGCAGCGCGGCGAAGAGCTGGTGCTCATCGACAAGCACGCCGCGCACGAACGGCTTCTTTACGAGCAGCTCAAAGAGAAAAGCGGGACGGCGTTTTCCCAGCTTCTGCTTCAGCCCGTCCCCGTCACCCTCGAGAAAAACGAATATTCCGCCGTGCTGTCGTCGCTGGAGCTTTGCGCATCGGCCGGCTTTGAAATCGAAGACTTCGGCGCGGGCACCGTTCTGGTGCGCAGCGCGCCGCTTTCGCTGGAAGGGTCCGACGTCGCGGACGCCGTGATGGAGATCGCGGGGTACCTCGCCTCTTCCAGGACGGACGTGACGACAGAGCATCTGGACTGGCTGTACCACAATATCGCGTGCCGCGCGGCGATCAAGGCGCGGGACGAAAGCTCCCCGCAGGAGCTGATCGCCCTGGCCCGGCGGCTCGAGGAAAATCCCCAGATCCGCTACTGCCCCCACGGCCGCCCGATCTTTATCGTGCTGACCCGGCACGAGCTGGAAAAGGACTTCGGCCGGGCCTGACGGAAAGGAGAACCCGATGAAAATACCGCTGATCGCCGTGGTGGGCCCCACCGCTTCTGGCAAGAGCCGGCTGGCGGCGGAGCTCGCCCTGAACTGGAACGGGGAGGTCGTCTCCGCCGATTCCATGCAGATCTACCGGGGCATGGACATCGGGACGGCGAAACCCTCGTCGGAGGAAATGCGCGGCGTCAGGCACCATATGATCGGCTTTGCCGATCCATCCCGCCCGTTCAGCGTCGCGGATTACGTCCGTCTGGCGGGGCAGTGTATCGCCGAAATCGACAAAAGGGGAAAGCTGCCGATCCTGGCGGGGGGGACGGGGCTTTACGTCCGCTCCCTGCTGAAAAATACGCGGTTTGCCGAAGCGGAGCGCGACGAGGCCCTGCGCGCCCGCCTTTTTGAACGCGCGGAGCGAGAGGGCCCGGAAAGCCTGGTTGCGGAGCTCGAATCCTTCGACCCGCAGTCGGCCCGGCGCATCGACTCCCACAACATCCCGCGCCTGGTACGCGCGATCGAGCTTTACCGCACGACCGGCGTGACGATGACCGATCACCTGCGCCGCTCGCGTCTTGTTCCCTCGCCGTACGACGCCTGTGTGATCGGCCTTGCCTTTCGGGACAGGCAGAAGCTTTACGCCCGCATCGACGCGCGTGTCGACCGCATGCTGGAAGCGGGCCTTGTGGAGGAGGCGCGCTCCGTTCTGGCCCGGCCAGGCGCGCAGACGGCGCTTCAGGCCATCGGCTACAAAGAGCTCGCCCCTTATTTCCGGGGAGAAATCACGCTCGCACAGGGCGCGGAGACGATCAAGAGGGAGACGCGGCGCTACGCGAAACGGCAGATGACCTGGTTCCGCCGGGACGAAGACGTCCGCTGGGTCCATGTGGACGATTACCCGGATTTCGGCGGGGTCGTTTCCGCCGCCAATCAGATCGTCGGGAGGATACGCCATGAACAGCCCTGTTCTTAGAAAAATCGCGTCCGGTTTTATCGCGGTCCTGCTCCTGATCTATGTCGGCTATCAGGTGTATAACTCGAATTACAGCCGCATCAAAACGGAAACGGCCGCCTACGCCACCGCGCAGGACACCATTTCCGCGAAAGGCTCGGCCATCCGGAAAGAGGCGCTGATCCGCCAGGAGAAATCCGGCGTCCTCACCTATGCGCTTTCTTCCGGCGGAAAGATCGCGAAGGGCGGCGTCGTGGCGGACCTTTACGACAGCGCCGCGGCGGCCACCGCCCAGCAGCAGGCCGACAGCCTGTCCTCAGAGGTCGCCCAGCTCCAGGAGCTCAGCAGCCCGGGCGACACGTACGCCGCAAACCCGGATCTTCTGAAAAAGCAGATCGACCAGAAGCTGACGCTGCTTCTGACCGCGGTGCAGGAACAGGATTACAGCGGGGTCCCCGAAGCGCGCAGCAATCTTCTGTACCTGCTCAACGAGCGGCAGATCGTCACCGGGAAATCGAAGGATTACAGCTCCCGGATCGCGGAGCTTCAAAAGCAGCTTCAAAGCGCTTCCCCGTTGGGAGGCGGCAAGACCGGGCAGATCAAATCGCCCGCCGCGGGCTACTTCATCAATTCCGCGGACGGCTACGAGGAAAAATGGGATTATGCGTCCGTTCCCGGCCTTTCCGCGTCGCAGCTTCGGGAAAAGCTTTCCCAAAAGCCGGCCGCGGTGCCGTCCGGCGTCGTCGGCAAGGTCTGCGAGGAATTCGGCTGGTATTTCGCGTGCGTCGTTCCGCCGGACGAGGCGCTGAAATTCAAGGAAGGGCAGCGCGTCAGCATCCGACTTCCGTTTGCCGTCGGCGAGGATGTCCCGGCGACCGTGGCCGCCGTCAACCAGAAGGACCGGCAGTCGGAAGCGGCGCTGATCCTGCAAAGCTCGTATATGGATCAGGAGATCGCCTCCATCCGCAACGAGACTGTCCAGATCCAGGCGGGCTCCTATTCCGGGATCATGGTCAGCCAGGAGGCCGTCCATTTTGAAAAGCTCTCCAAAAAGGTGACCGACAAAGACGGGAAGACCACGACGGTGGTAAAACAGGTGCAGGGCGTTTACGTGCTGCACGGCCGGCAGATCGAGTTCGTTCAGATCGTGCCGCTGTTCAACAGCGGCAGCTATGTGATCTGCCAGGAGATCGGCGACACCGACGAAGCAAAAGATCAACTGATGACAAAATCCTCGATTCGTCTTTACGACGAGGTTGTGATAGAAGGGACTGACTTATATGACGGAAAAATTGTCAAATGAAGAATTATCCCGGCGCTTTCAGAATCTGGAAGAGAATCTCAAAGTGATTCGCTCCCGCATGGAAGAGGCGGCGGTGAAATCCGGAAGAAATCCGGGGGACATCACGCTTTTGGCCGCGACCAAAACCGTGCCGGTCGAGGTGATCAACCGGGGGATCGAGCTCGGTATCGCCCACATCGGCGAAAACCGGGTGCAGGAGCTGTGCGACAAACTGGACGCGCTCCTTCCGTGCGACCGGCAGTTCATCGGGCATCTTCAGAAAAACAAGATCAAATACCTGATCGGCAGGGTCGGCATGATTCAGTCCGTCGACAGCGAAAAGCTCGCGCAGGAGGTTTCCCGTCTCTCCGTTTCCCATGGGACGGAGACCGATGTGCTGATCGAGGTGAATATCGGTGGGGAAGAGAATAAATCCGGGGTGGCGCCGGAGCATCTTTCGGAGCTTGCGGAAGAAATTTCCGCCCTGCCCGCGGTTCATGTGCGCGGGCTGATGGCAATTCCGCCGGTATGTGAAAAACCGGAAGAAGCTATGCCTTATTTTTCAAAAATGAAGGAATATTTTATTGACATGAAGGATAAAAAAATGGATAATGTCAGTATGGACTGTTTGTCCATGGGAATGTCAGCCGATTACGTGCAGGCGATTCTCTGCGGCGCCACGATGGTCCGTATCGGATCGGCCCTGTTTGGCCCCAGAATATACCGGTAAATCATTTTTGAATACTTAGGAGGAAATGTTATGGCAGGATTGGTTCAGAAATTCAAGGATATGTGGAACCCTCCGGAAGACGAGTATGAATATGAAGAGGATTACGAAAACAACCATGGCGACGACATGATCGAGGGGTCGGAAAACCACGCGGAGACCATGCGGGAGCGCGCGGCCGCAAAGCGCGCGGCGCCCCCCCAGAACGGGGATAACAAGGTGGTCAACATCCACGCCACCGCGCAGCTTCAGGTGGTCCTTTTCAAGCCCGAGCGGTTCGGGGAGGAGACCCGCGCCGTTGCGGACGAGCTGCTGAAAATGCATACGGTGGTCCTGAACCTGGAAAACACCAACAAGGATATCTGCCGCAGAATCATCGATTTCCTGAGCGGCGTCGCGTACGCGAACGGCGGAAAGATCAAACGGGTGGCTACCAGCACCTTCATCATCACGCCCTATAACGTCGATTTGACGGGCGACGATGTTTTAGATGAACTGGAAAACAACGGTGTCTATTTCTGAAAACAGCCTGCCGCCGGATGAGGCGCTGCGGGAAGCCCGGCTTCTCGACGCCGTGCGCTGTGCCGAAGAGCGGTTCCGGCCCTCTTTCGTCGGCTTTTTGACGCAGGAACAGGCCGATTCGGCGCGCGCCCTGATGGACCGTCGCGGGTTCCGCAATTATCTGCTCT
This window of the Ruminococcaceae bacterium BL-6 genome carries:
- a CDS encoding HlyD family secretion protein — its product is MNSPVLRKIASGFIAVLLLIYVGYQVYNSNYSRIKTETAAYATAQDTISAKGSAIRKEALIRQEKSGVLTYALSSGGKIAKGGVVADLYDSAAAATAQQQADSLSSEVAQLQELSSPGDTYAANPDLLKKQIDQKLTLLLTAVQEQDYSGVPEARSNLLYLLNERQIVTGKSKDYSSRIAELQKQLQSASPLGGGKTGQIKSPAAGYFINSADGYEEKWDYASVPGLSASQLREKLSQKPAAVPSGVVGKVCEEFGWYFACVVPPDEALKFKEGQRVSIRLPFAVGEDVPATVAAVNQKDRQSEAALILQSSYMDQEIASIRNETVQIQAGSYSGIMVSQEAVHFEKLSKKVTDKDGKTTTVVKQVQGVYVLHGRQIEFVQIVPLFNSGSYVICQEIGDTDEAKDQLMTKSSIRLYDEVVIEGTDLYDGKIVK
- the mutS gene encoding DNA mismatch repair recognition factor (Evidence 2a : Function from experimental evidences in other organisms; PubMedId : 15375129, 16269814, 23998896, 26343983; Product type f : factor), which encodes MADLSPMMKQYFEMKEQNPDTLLFFRLGDFYEMFYDDAKLASKELELTLTGRDCGQEERAPMCGVPFHSAESYIARLVAKGYKVAICEQMEDPALAKGLVKREVIRVITPGTVMESSMLDETRNNYICSVFADEACAGLCFADISTGELHATSLKADNLSGLEPMLENELSRFSPREILISPGALQLRALPKFIRERLSASLECLEDADFNPESCGPAVLEQFRKDSLEELGLADRPDIVRALGALLSYLKKTQRTGLERMNSVDLYSGSQFMRLDLNARRNLELLETLRDKEKRGSLLWVLDKTKTAMGKRLIRLWIERPLLSPVQILHRQNAVEELAQDGMLRENAAEQLSGIYDLERLMTRIVYGSANARELRSLCAAAGRLPRLKELLSGLKSNLLQQIYRQIDTLEDVRDLIDRSIVDEPPFSIREGGMIRPGYSAELDELKGDMGSSKEYIARIEAQERERTGIPKLKIGYNRVFGYYIEIPNAFRDKAPEEYIRKQTLTNCERFITPELKVLEGRILGAHDKSIQLETHLFDQVRKQVSEQLSRVQATAAAIAQLDVLLSFASVSVANGYNRPLVNLSGKIILKESRHPVVELLLDGAPFVPNDVLLDQDENRVLIITGPNMAGKSTYMRQIALIVLMAQIGCFVPASSAEIGVVDSIFTRVGASDNLSSGQSTFMVEMTEVADILKNATSRSLLILDEIGRGTSTFDGMSIARAVLEYVADKRLLGAKALFATHYHELTELEKLVKGVKNYNIAVKKRGDDITFLRRIVRGGADDSYGIEVAKLAGVPQKVVTRAKQVLKELENGKPVTTAKRPARDDGETGQLALTPPNESEVMERLKKMDVNTLTPIECMNALFRLSELARK
- the miaA gene encoding tRNA dimethylallyltransferase → MKIPLIAVVGPTASGKSRLAAELALNWNGEVVSADSMQIYRGMDIGTAKPSSEEMRGVRHHMIGFADPSRPFSVADYVRLAGQCIAEIDKRGKLPILAGGTGLYVRSLLKNTRFAEAERDEALRARLFERAEREGPESLVAELESFDPQSARRIDSHNIPRLVRAIELYRTTGVTMTDHLRRSRLVPSPYDACVIGLAFRDRQKLYARIDARVDRMLEAGLVEEARSVLARPGAQTALQAIGYKELAPYFRGEITLAQGAETIKRETRRYAKRQMTWFRRDEDVRWVHVDDYPDFGGVVSAANQIVGRIRHEQPCS
- the mutL gene encoding DNA mismatch repair protein MutL, with the protein product MAKINLLDKHVAELIAAGEVVERPASVVKELVENSIDAGSSFVTVEIKNGGVSYLRVTDDGCGIAREDVPTAFLRHATSKVLRPDDLESIATLGFRGEALASVAAVAHVELLTRTEEELAGTRYVIEGGEERVCEDAGCARGTTIVVRDLFYNTPARMKFLKKDTVESNAIAAVLDKIALSHPEVSLRFLRDGKETLHTPGDGKLKSAVFAVFGREFTSGLIPVDYSLNGLRVRGFVSRPANARPNRSMQQFFINGRYVKSRTAMVALEQAFKGSLMVGKFPACVLHLEIAYRAVDVNVHPAKLEVRFLNERPVFDVIYHGVKTALNRGDAPSHITLPAASAGKPAAFPGAKPPDAPAAPAAPSIPRVFSGPASAPPVLHDSAGEEDGIEISVPRSPAYHGAPAKEQPDDLPFSPPPAEREEKPASELSPAPEKEPGPEAVPEPQEPKPLIEKDTLHTAHYIGEAFGTYVILQRGEELVLIDKHAAHERLLYEQLKEKSGTAFSQLLLQPVPVTLEKNEYSAVLSSLELCASAGFEIEDFGAGTVLVRSAPLSLEGSDVADAVMEIAGYLASSRTDVTTEHLDWLYHNIACRAAIKARDESSPQELIALARRLEENPQIRYCPHGRPIFIVLTRHELEKDFGRA
- a CDS encoding Pyridoxal phosphate homeostasis protein; this translates as MTEKLSNEELSRRFQNLEENLKVIRSRMEEAAVKSGRNPGDITLLAATKTVPVEVINRGIELGIAHIGENRVQELCDKLDALLPCDRQFIGHLQKNKIKYLIGRVGMIQSVDSEKLAQEVSRLSVSHGTETDVLIEVNIGGEENKSGVAPEHLSELAEEISALPAVHVRGLMAIPPVCEKPEEAMPYFSKMKEYFIDMKDKKMDNVSMDCLSMGMSADYVQAILCGATMVRIGSALFGPRIYR
- the sepF gene encoding Cell division protein SepF; this translates as MAGLVQKFKDMWNPPEDEYEYEEDYENNHGDDMIEGSENHAETMRERAAAKRAAPPQNGDNKVVNIHATAQLQVVLFKPERFGEETRAVADELLKMHTVVLNLENTNKDICRRIIDFLSGVAYANGGKIKRVATSTFIITPYNVDLTGDDVLDELENNGVYF